In Solanum lycopersicum chromosome 3, SLM_r2.1, the genomic stretch GGAGTTAGCGCTTAACAAGTATCATGTGGAATTAATTGAGGTCTGCATAAACTGACCAGGACATCACAGTTATAACAAAAAGAACCAAGTCTTGAACATGTTTTCGACTATAAATCATATCACTATaggtaaaattataaaattttaaaatagaatcatttctaaatataaaaagtatattCTTTATACATTACAATAACAGAAAAAAGGGGTGTCACATAAACTGGGACAGAAGGAACATGATATTCATGTGATGTTTTTATTCTGACCTGTGATTAAGGACATGGCAAGATCAACACTACTTGGAGTTTCTGGAGTAAAGTAAGGACCAGCCAGGAGAGATGGAATTATAGTGATAAGTTTAATGTTATTTTCCTCAGCAAATTTCCAAGCTTCCTTTTCAGCTAATGTTTTTGAGACAAGGTACCCCTGCatagtattaaaaaaaacttttttttaaagaattgtaAACTATATTGTTAAAAGAATATAATGAGAAATTACCCAAGTAGGTGGTTTTGTTGAAGTCAAGAACTCAACATCTGTCCAATTAGACTCATCCATGACTAGACCTGTGCCACTAAGTTGGTTGATTGTCACAGCAGCAGCTGATGAGGTCAATACTACCTTTTTAACTGTTTTTGATTTGACACATGCTTTTAGGACATTCACTACTCCTTGTATTGCTGGATTTATCATATCattctgcaaataaagagaatataaTCGAAGCGGATTCATGatataaagttaataaattcaaaatcttttgatataattctacatattatatatatgtatatatatatatatatacctctgGATCTTGAGAAGCAAAATTAATTGGTGTTGCAACATGGAAGACAATGTCACATCCATTTATAGGGATATCAAAGCTTGTTTCATCTGTTAAATCAGCTTGAAATATTCTCAATTTTCCCAACTCATGTAATGCTAATAGGTGAGAAATCTTCTTATGAtttcctaattaaaaaaaattaataagaaaccaaaaaataatgatatattgtataaatattgacattaaaaaaaagaaagaaacataag encodes the following:
- the LOC101263493 gene encoding anthocyanidin reductase ((2S)-flavan-3-ol-forming), with product MEGRLKSACVIGGTGFMASLLVKLLLEKGYTVNTTVRDLGNHKKISHLLALHELGKLRIFQADLTDETSFDIPINGCDIVFHVATPINFASQDPENDMINPAIQGVVNVLKACVKSKTVKKVVLTSSAAAVTINQLSGTGLVMDESNWTDVEFLTSTKPPTWGYLVSKTLAEKEAWKFAEENNIKLITIIPSLLAGPYFTPETPSSVDLAMSLITGDEFLISNLKGMQMLSGSISITHVEDVCRAHIFVAEKESASGRYICSAVNTSVIELASFLKKRYPTLYVPTDFREFPPKAKLIISSEKLIKEGFSFKYGIEEIYDQCVACFKHKGLLKI